From the genome of Anaerofustis stercorihominis DSM 17244:
TATCAAATCAAGATACTCTTTTTTACTAACAAAAGGTCTTACAGCCTCATGTACGATTATACTATCAACACCTTGCAGATTTTTACAACCGATATATGTCGATTCTTGTCTGCTTTTACCACCTTCAACACATAATATATTTTTTTGTATATTATGATTGAATATTAATTTTTGCATTTCTTCTATGTGTTCTTTTGGAGAACATATTACTACTTTTTCTATTTCTTCTATCTGCTCAATTTTTTCCAGTACATGAAGTATAATAGGTTTTCCTCCAAGTAATAAAAATTGCTTTGGTACCGGTCTATTCATTCTTTTACCAATACCTCCTGCCAAAATAACCATTCCTGTTGACATTAAAAAACCCCTCCTTAAAATCATTATTTTTTCATATTAGGTTTAATCAACTTATTTACAAATCTCTCACTGGCTCTTCCATCTGCCACTTCAAAAGTTTGTTTTTTGAATTCTTTTATTTTATCCATATCGAAATTATGATTTTTTATATCCTTAGCCATAGAAATCGTGTCAGTATACACTTTCCCAGGTAAATCATGGTGAAAATCAATATAGAAACCTCTTTCATCTATATAATCAAAATAATCGCTTGCGTAGAATAACATAGGTCTTTCGAGAAGCGAATATTCAAATATCGCAGAGGAATAATCTGTAATCATTACGTCACTTATAATCATAAGCTCATTTATATCGGAATAATCTGTTACATCAAATAAAAAATCTTTTAAATCTTCTTTTATTTCATATTTCTTGGTTACCCATGGATGTAACTTAAGTAAAATTATAAATTCATCACTTATATATTCTTTTAAAATACTAAAATCTAAATCATCTTGATAATGCGCTTCATATCTTGTATTCCCTCTAAATGTAGGTGCAAACAATATGATTTTCTTATTTTGTGGTAAATTATATAATCCGCCTACTTTTAAAGGCAGAGAATTTTTTAAATCCTCATTAAAAAATACATCTGTTCTTGGAATACCAACATCAGTAATGAATTTATCTATGCTTGTCCTAAAAGCTTCTGAATAGAATTTGGCGTTATACTTACTTCCCATTAAACAATAAGTATAATTAGAATGAATATTTATGGTTTTTGTAGTTTTTTCATCAACACCAAATGATTTATCTATAACACTATATCCAATTTTCTTAAATCCACCGCTTGCATGCCAAACTTGTATAGCTATACTATCATTACGAAGCTTCGTTACATATAAAGGGAAATAATAATCATCTATTATTATAAACCTTGCTGTTGCCAAATGATATTCTGTTATAATGAGATTAAATATCTTTTTTATATTAGAAAAAAAATTTTTGTTAGACTCACTAAACCTTAATATAATATCGATATCAATATTTTGCCTTTTTATTTCATTATATATATATAATAAATTTCTATCAATTTTACTTAAGCTATTAGAGGCAAATACAATTTTATTATTTACAGAAAATATTGAACATATTTTATATGATAAGGCTAATATATTTTTTATTATAATTTTATCAATTGGTATATTACCAATACAATGTTTTAAATGTTTCACTAAATTCCAACCCAAACTCCTATTATATTTAAACTAACATATCCTTAATTGAATCTAAAGTTCCCTCTTGTTCTCTTTCTTCTATGAGATAATCATCTCGCATAGTCTTATAAGGTATTGCATATACTCCGCCACCTTTATATTCATTGCTAACTATATTTAGCCTTCTTAATGATGCAAATTTAAAATGTAATCCAGCTTCATTATTCCAAAATTCTCCGGCTATTTTGTAATTTCCGGGGAGTAATCTTAAATTCGGAAGAATAAATCTAAATATATGTCTACCAATACTGGAATCAACAATGTTGTCTTTATTTTGCTTATTTGTTGCAAATACTTCACGTTCTTCTATATCTCTAATAGAAAAACAGCAAATCAAATCATTTTCTATTGGCTTTTTAACCTCATATTCTATTTCTATAATGACAGTAGAACCATAATTAAAGTTTATTCTATTTCTATTATTTATATTAATATCAAGCATTCGTGTTTTTATAAACTCTAATATATCCTTTTTTTCCAAAATCTCTTCTTGATTTCCCTGCTCTTCTCTTGCCTTTATTCGTTTAGCTGTTCTTATTTCCTTTAGATAATCTTCATAAAGTTTTGTAACCATTGCAGTTTCGCCTTTTGCAATTAATTCTCCATCTTTTATCCACATTGCTTTAGTACAAAATCCTTTAATGGTAAATAAACTATGGCTAACAAAAAGAATCGTTTTACCTTCTTTTCTGAATTCTTCCATCTTAGAAAGACACTTTAGTTTAAAAGTATCATCTCCTACAGCCAAAACTTCATCAACAATTAAAATATCAGGATTTACGTTTGCACTTATTGCAAACCCCAATCTTGATTTCATACCGGAAGAATAAGTCCTGACAGGCTGATATAAATGATCTCCTATATCTGCAAATTCAATTATAGCAGGTACACGCTGTTCCATTTCATCTAAGGGTATACCTAATGTTGTTGCTTTTAATAGTATATTTTCATATCCAGTTAACTCTTTATCAAATCCTGAAGTAAGTTCAAGCATAGCAGAAATTCTACCTTTAACGTCTATTGTACCGCTTGTAGGCTTTACAACCCCCGTTATCATTTTTAAAAGGGTTGATTTCCCGGAACCATTCACACCTAAAATCCCAATAGTTTCACCTTTGGGAAATTTAATATTAATATCTTTAAGTGCATAAAATTCACCATAATTAATTTTTGATGAAAAAGCATTAATAATTCTATGCCAAGCTTTTTTATAAATCTTATACATTTTAGTTACATTATTTACGCTAACGGCGATATTTTCTTCGGGTATCTTATCCGGCCAATCTTCATTTAATGCCTTCTTTATATCTTCAGTTATTTCAACCTTTACATCTACTGAATTCCTTGTAAACTTTTTTGTCATATCAATACCTCCTATAATACATCCGAAAAATCATTATGAAGTTTTCTGTATAAATATGATGTAACTAATGTTAATATAATCATAAATATTATCATATATATGGTATAATACGGTCGCTCAAAAAACCAAATTTTAAATAAAAACGTATCCCTATATCCTTGAATAAAATAATAGAATGGATTTAACTTTAATAACCTCATAAGTATCGAACCTTCTCCAATTTTATCTGCTGTCCATATAACAGGTGATAACCAAAAGAATATCATAGTTGTTGATTTTACTAACTGTTCAAAATCTCTGCTTACTACAGCAAGAGTTGATAAAAACGTACACAAAACACAGCAAAAGAAAAACAAAAAACTGATATAGTAAATTAATTGCAAATAATATATATTAGGTAAAAATCCAAATATTGCAAGAACTATAACAACTAATCCCAGTAATAATAAATGGGTAAAAAATAATGCCATAACATTATAAACAGGAATTGTTTCAACTGGAAATACAACTTTGGTTACTAAATGACTATCTTTCCTTATTGAAGAAATACCAATATTCAATACATCATTTATAAAAAACCAAGCAATTATCCCTGTCATTAACCAAAAAATATAAGGTATTTCTCCTTGAATGGGTTTACCACCTCTAATACCGATCTCTATACCAAACCAATATACAAAAATAAACAATATGGGTTTTACTAACGACCAACCAACACCTAATGCTGAACCTGAGTACCTTTTTTTCAAAGTCATCTTTGCCATAGAAATGGATTTTTTTCTATTTTTAATATTTGAATTTAAAAATACTAATAAAACTTTTAAATGATTCAATAATCATAATTTACATTTTCCTCACGATTATCTTATTTTCTAATAATTTATCTAAACATAATACTATAAGTAGATTAAAAAGTCAAATTACTACATAATCTAAGCAATTAAAAAAGCCTTTAAATAAAGGCTTTTTTAGTTTTTACTATATTTCGTTTTTTATGTATTTTAGCCAAAATATCTTTGAAGTAAACCTTCGAAAGCTTTACCGTGTCTTGCTTCGTCTCTAGCCATTTCATGAACTGTATCATGAATTGCATCTAAGTTAGCTTCTTTAGCTCTCTTAGCAAGATCGAATTTACCTGCAGTAGCACCATTTTCAGCTTCTACTCTCATTTCAAGGTTTTTCTTTGTGCTGTCTGTTACAACTTCACCAAGCAATTCAGCAAATTTTGCAGCATGTTCAGCTTCTTCATAAGCAGCTTTTTCCCAGTAAAGACCGATTTCAGGATATCCTTCTCTGTGAGCTACTCTTGACATTGCAAGATACATACCAACTTCTGAGCATTCTCCTTCAAAGTTAGCTCTTAAATCTGCAATAATATCTTCACTAACACCTTTTGCAACTCCTACAACATGTTCAGCTGCCCAAGTTCTGTCTCCGCCCATTTCTTGGAATTTTTCAGCAGGAACGTGACATTGTGGACATTCTGCCGGTGGATTTTCTCCTTCGTGTACATAACCGCATACTGTGCATACCCATTTTTTCATAATAATTATCTCCTTTTCAATTTAAAATTTATTTTATCTTTTTATATTTTAATAGCATTTTGCTATTATTGACTTTTGTTACATTTCGGCTACGATTTTATGTTCGTCTCCAAAATTATTTTCTTTTTTGATTTCTTTCAACTTCTTTTCAAGGAATTTTGTGTGTTCACCATCTTCATAATCAATTATTTCATTTGTTTCACTATTATATATATGAACATGAAAATCAGTATTGGCATCAAATCTCATCATATTATTTTCATCATCCCTGACTTTTATAATAACGCCTTTTTCAAGAAAAGCCTCTATTATATTATATACTGTAGCAAGAGAAAATTTATTTCCGAGGCTATTTAGATGATCCTTTATCATCTCTGCACTGGGATGTTCTTTACTGTTTAACATATACTCATAAACAGCAATTCTATTAGGTGTAGCTTTTAAACCATGAGATCTTATAATTTCTTTTACATCTAACTTTTCCATGACTTTCTCCTTTCTACATCTTTTAAATTAGAATGGTTATAATTTAATTATATAAATTTTTCCCGATTTGTCAATAGGTTTTAATATTTTATAAATAATTTATAATCATTCTAATTTATTTTAACTAATTATATATTTTTTTCCGTAAAAATACAAATAAAAATCAATCTAATTTATTGATATTTATAATTTTATTTAATTAAATCAAGTAAATATATGCTAAAATATAAATAACAGAAATTTATAGAGGTATTACAAATGAAAAACAAAAAAATCATATATACATTATTATCAATTTTATTAATACTATTATTTACAAACACAGTTTATGCACAAAACAAAGCAGATGAAAGATACGATCCTAATAGTGTATTGGTGGTTTTTAAAGATAATATTTCAAACTCAAAAAAATCGAAGATATTATCCAATGAAAATTTAAATATAGAAGAAACCGTTGATAAAAAAGAAAATATAGAATTAGTTGAAGTCCCTAAAGATTCAACAGTTGAAGAAACAATAAGAACTCTTAATGAAAAAAATGAAGTCCTATACGCACAGCCTAATTTTAAATATAAAGCTTTAGCGACAACAAATGACCCTCTTTTATCCGCTCAAAAACATCTTACATGGACAAATATTTCAGGAAGCGGAACTACAGCATGGAATTATTCTACAGGTGAAAATACTAAAATAGCTATATTTGATACCGGGGCATATACATCTAATCCTGATTTATCGAATATCAAAGGAACATACAACGCATCTACAGGTTCATCTGCAAAATCTTCAGTTGTAGATTATGAAGGTCACGGAACACATGTAGCGGGCATTGCTGCTGCATGTGGAAATAATAAGAGTCTGGGAGCAGGCGTAGCTTATAATTCTGATTTATATATAGCAAAAGTAGCCGATTCTAATGGAGATATCTCATCGGCATATCTTATCAGAGCATTTGATTGGGCTGAAGAACAAGGATGTCGAATAATTAATATGAGTCTCGGAGGATATGGGTATGAGTATGATAGTGATGGAAAAGTAAATTTAGATTTGCTTTTAAAAAGTCGAATTGATGATGCATATAATAAATCTAATAATAGCATATTGACCGTTTGTGCTGCTGGAAACGGGGATGATATAAATGGATATCCATATTATTCTTACCCTTCGGATTTCCCAAATTCATACTCAGTAGTTGCACTGCAATATGACAGTAACGGCAATCCGACCAGAGCAAAATATTCTGATTACAATGAATATAAAGATATAGCAGCACCGGGCAGTAATATTAACTCATTAAGTAATACATCCACATCAAAATTAATAACTGAATCCGGAACAAGTATGGCAGCGCCTTTCGTTTCTGGTGTTGCAGGACTTATAATGTCAAAAGTTCCTGATTTAACAGCAAAAGAAGTAGTAGATATCATAAACTCAACAGCCAACAAAATAGGCTCATATTCATATTCAAAGGGAAGAAATAATTATTATGGTTACGGAGAAATAAATCCATTAAAAGCGATTAAAACAGCTATATGGAAAAAATCTTCTATGACAATATCTAAAACTTCAGATATTATAGGCGAAAATAAAAAATTAGATATAACATTAAACATGTATACCGAAGTTCCGATGAAAGTCGAAGTATATGATAGTAATAATAATCTTATAAATACACTTGCAGATAAAACTTTTACAGCAGGAGAAACTAAATTATCTTGGGATTACAGCAATTACAAAGGTGATAAATATTCAATACAGGCAACTATGCCTTATAAAAACAGTAAGGATAAAGTGATTCAAAGCAAAACTTTTAATTTATGTGATTTACTTGATATTACAGGACTATCCTCCTCTTATACACCTCTTGCAAATACAAGTATTACCGGTAATTTAAATTTAAATACCGACTGTACTGTAAGTGCGGGATTTTATGACAAAGACAACAAATTAGTTAAGACTATATATAATAAAAATACAAGTTTAACAAAAGAAAATAAATCTTTCAGTTGGAACTATCTTGATGATAATAACAAGTTGATACCATCAGGAACATATGAATTTAAAGTATCAGCAACTTCGGGAGATATTACAAAAGAATATAGTAAAAATATAAAGATCACTATACCAGAAAAAGCTTCCATATCCAAAATGTCTGTTACATCATCAATAAAGAGGAATGATTTTAATAAAGCAAGTATCAAGTATACTCTCAATAATCAATGTGTAACATCAATAAAAATATACAATTCATCAAATACGCTTATTAAGAGTATTTCGAGAAACAGAAAAGGAAGTAATACTGAATACTGGAATTTAAAAGACAGTAAAGGCAATTTGGTAGTAGCTGGAACTTATAAAATAATCATATCAGGTTACAATATTGCGGGGAAATTTGAAACAACAAAATATATCAAAATTACTAACCCAAGTAAAGTAAGTATTTCTAAATTTAAAAACAAATCAAAGGTTATAAGAGCAAGCGGATATTATACATCCACAAAATTTTATTTAAATGAAGATGCCAGAGTAAAAGTATTACTTACAACAACAAAGAATAAAAAATTAAAAACATTGAAAAATGTTGTAATGAAAAAAGGCACTAATACCGTTAAATGGAATTTAAAAAGCACCAAAGGAAATGTTTATAAAGCAGGTAAATATAAAATCGTAGTATATGCAACAAACAGCAGAAATACTTATCAAAAATCTTCTTATGTAACTTTAGTAAAAAAGAAACCAAGTATAAAAGTAAGCAAAGTCAAATCAAGCTATAAAATAAGAGGAAGTAAAAATAACCCTACGATAAAAGTTAAGACAAATATCATCGCAAAAGTAACCGTAAGAGTATATAATCGAAAAAATAAATTAATTAAAACAATAACTAAAAATAAAACTTATAAAACAGGAACATATAAATTTAAATGGAACGGTAAAAGCGGTAAAAATAAAAAAGTTTCAAAAACAAAGTATTATTTTAAAGTAACAATAAAAAATGAAAACGGAAGCAAGACCGTAAAAACAAAACAATTTAAATATAAATAAAAAAGACTCAAAAGAGTCTTTTTTATTTATATAATGGTCGTTACGCCATAAGTAAGCATCATTATAAGTATACCGGCAGTAAGTACGCCCAAAACTATGGGAAGTATTGCATCTTTAAGTCTTATATCTAAAAATGCGGCAACCAAAGCACCTGTCCATGCCCCAGTTCCAGGAAGAGGAATTGCTACAAATATAAACAGACCAAACTTCTGATATTTTCTAACTTTCTGTCCTTTTAAATGAGCCTTATTCTCCAATTTATCTATCATACTGCTTAATTTAGGCATATATTTTCTAATAAGTATAAATATTCTTCTTATAAATAGTATTATAAAAGGAACGGGTATTAAATTCCCGATAACAGCGGCAATATATGCAACAGGGAAACTAAGTCCACTTGCTATCCCTACAGGAAGCCCTCCCCTAAGTTCGATTATAGGTACCATCGATATAAGTAATGTATATAAAAAACTGTTCAAATCATTTATCCCTCATGTTCAAATTAATTACTTTTTTATATTACAATATATGCCATATATAAGTCAAACCTTTTAATAAAATTATAATAAAAGCGGCTATCCTTTAGAATAAACCGCTTTTTAATGATCAATGACTATCTTCTTTATTTATATAAAGTATTTGGATTTACATAGGATTTACCATTTTTTATTTCAAAGTGTAAATGATAATCATCGGCTATTTCAAATGCTGCACTTTTTCCAACACTTCCGATTACATCGCCTTTATTTACTCTATCCCCTTTTTTAACATTTAACTTTTTATTTAGATTAGAGTAGATGCTATAAAAATCACCGCCATGATCAATCACAATGCTATATCCAAGTTTGTCATCCAAGTAAACTCTCTTTACTTCACCATCTAAAATACATTTTACATTTTCATTTCTATCCGCTTTTAAGTCAATTCCGGTATGAGTGGATGAATATTCATTCAATGTCTTTGAATAAACAGGAGTAGTATTATAACTATAATCCATTATTATCTCACCGCTTTTTACAGGTTTTGCCGGGTTTGATATATCAGGCTTAGAAGTAACATTTGATACCGCTTTAGATGAAGATGATGATTTAGTTTTATTTTTATTATTACTTTTCGTTATATCATCCTTGTCTTCATTATTTTTCGTATCGGTTTCTGTCTTCGTATCCTTATTATTTTCCGCAACCTTAGGTTTAACTTCCTCGCTCATTACCGATTTATCGCTTATTCTATCCTTACTTACGTCGGCTACATTTACATTGCTTTTATTAAGTACACTTGCAAATAATACGCCAACAATCAACAGTGTACTACATGCAATACAAATTTTAGAAATAATTTGTTCTTTCTTACCCATTTCTATCTTCCTTTTAATCTTTTTATTATTATCCACTTTATTACCCCCTGAATTTAAGTTCTTGATCTTTATCTTTTCTTAGTATTTTCTATTATTACCGCTGTAATATGTTTTAAACATGTATAAATAAATTTTTAAATAATTGATATAAAGAAAATAAAAATAAAACAAATATGATTAATATCTACCTTGGATAATAAAAAAAGCAAGCTACTTAATAATCACCTGCTTTTTTATATTTTAAAGAATTAAGGTTTAATTTATTAATTCCAAACACTGCCTTTTATATATTTTAAAAGTTCTCTATTATATTGCTCCATATCATATGAAAACTGATTTATTATCTAATGCGGAAATTTAATAATTTCAGTACAATATCTATGTACCTTAATAACCATTATTTTAATATTTGTATTTTAAAGAACAAATATACTTTTAAATGGACCAACAATAAAATATAACCTCTACATCTCATTTTTCTTTGTAGCTATAATGGTTATAATTAGTCATATCTGGACTTAATATGTTTCTTTTTTTAATATTTTAATATATAAAAATATAACTATGATATTTCTGTATTTCTAATATTTTTAAATTTCATATAATGTATAAGAAATCATATAACAAAAAGGAATAATAACTTACTTAGTAAAATTATTAATCATAGTGAAAATAATCTTAAATTTTAATTTTTCTTATTTACAACATATCTGCATAATTCTATAGGAATAAACTTATTTTCTTCCCATATATCATTAAATTCTTCCATACTTAAAGGAGCTGTTACAAAAGGACTTCCGATTTCTATAGTAAATGCGGGTATACCTAAATACATACTGACCCAATCGGAATATCCGAGCACACCCGTTTTATATGCACTGCTTCTATCCATTAATTTATAAAATGTCAAATCTTTTAAATAGTCCCTTATAACCATACTTTTATTTAACAATAAACCCTTTTGTCCGTAATCCCAGTAAAGTTCACTCCCTGTTGCATGATAACTTATACAAATATCAGGTCTGTTTTCTCTTGTCCAATTAGCAATAAGTCTTGATTCTATTTCGCTTTCAGGGTATTCTCCTCTATATTCCATAAATGATTTTACATTAAAATTATAGCTATCTTCCCATTTACAACCAAAATTCCTATTTAAATCAACACATCTCGCATTAGACTTCCAGATTTCATGATGTATTTTATTTTCTTCAATGACTTTTGAGATGTTATTAAAAAGGGTTTTTTCTCTAATCACCTCTGCACCATTAATTGAAATATCCACACCGTCGGGATTAGACATTGGCACTATACAAATCTTTATATTTTGCAGTATATCTGAAATATTTAAACCCTTATATTCAGATATATAATAATTTTTACATAACAATTCAATGTGTCTCATAACAAGTATTGAAGCCATATGTTCCCTTCCATGCATTGAAGCTTGAATAAATAGAGTATGCTTCGCATTTTTGTTTCCAAGGGTAAATAAATAAATATTTCTATTATCATAACTTTTACCTAAAATTTCATAGTTCAAAATATCATTATATATACAACAAAGCTCATTTATATCATTTTTAAGTATGTCATATGTATATTTATTACTAAATATATTTACTACGCTAAGATTTTTATCATCTATATCTGTTTCAATAGCATTATTTAATACATTTATTTTAATAATATAATTTGGCGTTTTATTATTCAATAAAAAACATTTCTATATATGTTCTTCCTTTTTTCAAAGCGGTAACTATATAATTGTTATCCACCGAAATTATTTTAGGATCTATTATGTTATATTTAACTTTTTCATTACATTTGATTTTTAACTTATCTAATATACTTATCTTATCTCCAACCTTTAATACGATTTTAACTTTTTTTATAGTAACATCTAAATTATCCATACTCTTTATCTCCGATTAAAACTAAACTTACTTCTTTCCTATTAAATATATGATTATAGCTTTGTAGCATATTACCTTTTATACTGCTTAAAATAGAGATTTTCCAATAAATAAAATTCTTTAATAATAAATAACATAAATATGGTTCAAATTACCTCTAAAAACAAAAAAATACTTTTAAATCCTTTATTTTTGGTGTATAATTCCATAAGAGAAAAACGGAGGGGCAATAATGTTAGATAAATTAAAATCTATTGAAAAAAGATTTAATGAAGTTAGTGAAGATATCTCTAATCCGGATATTATAAATAATCATGAATTATATACCGAACTTATAAAAGAACATTCTCATCTTGAACCAATCGTAATTGCATATAAAAAATATGCGGATGTAATGGAACAGCTTGAGTCAAATAAAGAAATGCTAAACGACAGCGATGATGATGACTTTAAGGAAATGATACTTGAAGATATTTCATCTTTAAACGAACAAAAAGAAGGGTTGGAACAGGAGATCAAAATACTTCTCATACCCAAAGATCCTAATGATGACAAGAACGTTATAGTTGAAATACGTGCGGGAGTAG
Proteins encoded in this window:
- a CDS encoding COG2426 family protein, yielding MNSFLYTLLISMVPIIELRGGLPVGIASGLSFPVAYIAAVIGNLIPVPFIILFIRRIFILIRKYMPKLSSMIDKLENKAHLKGQKVRKYQKFGLFIFVAIPLPGTGAWTGALVAAFLDIRLKDAILPIVLGVLTAGILIMMLTYGVTTII
- a CDS encoding M23 family metallopeptidase; the encoded protein is MDNNKKIKRKIEMGKKEQIISKICIACSTLLIVGVLFASVLNKSNVNVADVSKDRISDKSVMSEEVKPKVAENNKDTKTETDTKNNEDKDDITKSNNKNKTKSSSSSKAVSNVTSKPDISNPAKPVKSGEIIMDYSYNTTPVYSKTLNEYSSTHTGIDLKADRNENVKCILDGEVKRVYLDDKLGYSIVIDHGGDFYSIYSNLNKKLNVKKGDRVNKGDVIGSVGKSAAFEIADDYHLHFEIKNGKSYVNPNTLYK
- a CDS encoding ABC transporter ATP-binding protein, giving the protein MTKKFTRNSVDVKVEITEDIKKALNEDWPDKIPEENIAVSVNNVTKMYKIYKKAWHRIINAFSSKINYGEFYALKDINIKFPKGETIGILGVNGSGKSTLLKMITGVVKPTSGTIDVKGRISAMLELTSGFDKELTGYENILLKATTLGIPLDEMEQRVPAIIEFADIGDHLYQPVRTYSSGMKSRLGFAISANVNPDILIVDEVLAVGDDTFKLKCLSKMEEFRKEGKTILFVSHSLFTIKGFCTKAMWIKDGELIAKGETAMVTKLYEDYLKEIRTAKRIKAREEQGNQEEILEKKDILEFIKTRMLDININNRNRINFNYGSTVIIEIEYEVKKPIENDLICCFSIRDIEEREVFATNKQNKDNIVDSSIGRHIFRFILPNLRLLPGNYKIAGEFWNNEAGLHFKFASLRRLNIVSNEYKGGGVYAIPYKTMRDDYLIEEREQEGTLDSIKDMLV
- a CDS encoding ABC transporter permease; amino-acid sequence: MAKMTLKKRYSGSALGVGWSLVKPILFIFVYWFGIEIGIRGGKPIQGEIPYIFWLMTGIIAWFFINDVLNIGISSIRKDSHLVTKVVFPVETIPVYNVMALFFTHLLLLGLVVIVLAIFGFLPNIYYLQLIYYISFLFFFCCVLCTFLSTLAVVSRDFEQLVKSTTMIFFWLSPVIWTADKIGEGSILMRLLKLNPFYYFIQGYRDTFLFKIWFFERPYYTIYMIIFMIILTLVTSYLYRKLHNDFSDVL
- a CDS encoding NADH peroxidase, with the translated sequence MKKWVCTVCGYVHEGENPPAECPQCHVPAEKFQEMGGDRTWAAEHVVGVAKGVSEDIIADLRANFEGECSEVGMYLAMSRVAHREGYPEIGLYWEKAAYEEAEHAAKFAELLGEVVTDSTKKNLEMRVEAENGATAGKFDLAKRAKEANLDAIHDTVHEMARDEARHGKAFEGLLQRYFG
- a CDS encoding Fur family transcriptional regulator, which translates into the protein MEKLDVKEIIRSHGLKATPNRIAVYEYMLNSKEHPSAEMIKDHLNSLGNKFSLATVYNIIEAFLEKGVIIKVRDDENNMMRFDANTDFHVHIYNSETNEIIDYEDGEHTKFLEKKLKEIKKENNFGDEHKIVAEM
- a CDS encoding S8 family serine peptidase codes for the protein MKNKKIIYTLLSILLILLFTNTVYAQNKADERYDPNSVLVVFKDNISNSKKSKILSNENLNIEETVDKKENIELVEVPKDSTVEETIRTLNEKNEVLYAQPNFKYKALATTNDPLLSAQKHLTWTNISGSGTTAWNYSTGENTKIAIFDTGAYTSNPDLSNIKGTYNASTGSSAKSSVVDYEGHGTHVAGIAAACGNNKSLGAGVAYNSDLYIAKVADSNGDISSAYLIRAFDWAEEQGCRIINMSLGGYGYEYDSDGKVNLDLLLKSRIDDAYNKSNNSILTVCAAGNGDDINGYPYYSYPSDFPNSYSVVALQYDSNGNPTRAKYSDYNEYKDIAAPGSNINSLSNTSTSKLITESGTSMAAPFVSGVAGLIMSKVPDLTAKEVVDIINSTANKIGSYSYSKGRNNYYGYGEINPLKAIKTAIWKKSSMTISKTSDIIGENKKLDITLNMYTEVPMKVEVYDSNNNLINTLADKTFTAGETKLSWDYSNYKGDKYSIQATMPYKNSKDKVIQSKTFNLCDLLDITGLSSSYTPLANTSITGNLNLNTDCTVSAGFYDKDNKLVKTIYNKNTSLTKENKSFSWNYLDDNNKLIPSGTYEFKVSATSGDITKEYSKNIKITIPEKASISKMSVTSSIKRNDFNKASIKYTLNNQCVTSIKIYNSSNTLIKSISRNRKGSNTEYWNLKDSKGNLVVAGTYKIIISGYNIAGKFETTKYIKITNPSKVSISKFKNKSKVIRASGYYTSTKFYLNEDARVKVLLTTTKNKKLKTLKNVVMKKGTNTVKWNLKSTKGNVYKAGKYKIVVYATNSRNTYQKSSYVTLVKKKPSIKVSKVKSSYKIRGSKNNPTIKVKTNIIAKVTVRVYNRKNKLIKTITKNKTYKTGTYKFKWNGKSGKNKKVSKTKYYFKVTIKNENGSKTVKTKQFKYK
- a CDS encoding IspD/TarI family cytidylyltransferase is translated as MSTGMVILAGGIGKRMNRPVPKQFLLLGGKPIILHVLEKIEQIEEIEKVVICSPKEHIEEMQKLIFNHNIQKNILCVEGGKSRQESTYIGCKNLQGVDSIIVHEAVRPFVSKKEYLDLINDESENVIYGLDIPFTVLKQEDGYIKENLKRDELINVQLPQKFNGELLLKAHEDAAKEGLFFTEDASLFYHYNPDKKVRVLKGSLYNVKITTPVDLVTCEEIYKEFIVGKE
- a CDS encoding CDP-glycerol glycerophosphotransferase family protein, producing MKHLKHCIGNIPIDKIIIKNILALSYKICSIFSVNNKIVFASNSLSKIDRNLLYIYNEIKRQNIDIDIILRFSESNKNFFSNIKKIFNLIITEYHLATARFIIIDDYYFPLYVTKLRNDSIAIQVWHASGGFKKIGYSVIDKSFGVDEKTTKTINIHSNYTYCLMGSKYNAKFYSEAFRTSIDKFITDVGIPRTDVFFNEDLKNSLPLKVGGLYNLPQNKKIILFAPTFRGNTRYEAHYQDDLDFSILKEYISDEFIILLKLHPWVTKKYEIKEDLKDFLFDVTDYSDINELMIISDVMITDYSSAIFEYSLLERPMLFYASDYFDYIDERGFYIDFHHDLPGKVYTDTISMAKDIKNHNFDMDKIKEFKKQTFEVADGRASERFVNKLIKPNMKK
- a CDS encoding M14 family zinc carboxypeptidase, with the translated sequence MNNKTPNYIIKINVLNNAIETDIDDKNLSVVNIFSNKYTYDILKNDINELCCIYNDILNYEILGKSYDNRNIYLFTLGNKNAKHTLFIQASMHGREHMASILVMRHIELLCKNYYISEYKGLNISDILQNIKICIVPMSNPDGVDISINGAEVIREKTLFNNISKVIEENKIHHEIWKSNARCVDLNRNFGCKWEDSYNFNVKSFMEYRGEYPESEIESRLIANWTRENRPDICISYHATGSELYWDYGQKGLLLNKSMVIRDYLKDLTFYKLMDRSSAYKTGVLGYSDWVSMYLGIPAFTIEIGSPFVTAPLSMEEFNDIWEENKFIPIELCRYVVNKKN